In one window of Miscanthus floridulus cultivar M001 chromosome 12, ASM1932011v1, whole genome shotgun sequence DNA:
- the LOC136496618 gene encoding protein FLX-like 4 isoform X2: MARRGHLDGLTAQAPALMRHGSFAAGSLSSHSPLQSSSTLEMLESKLAMQTAEVEKLIMENQRLASSHVVLRQDIVDTEKEMQMIRTHLGEVQTETDLQIRDLLERIRLMEADIHSGDAVKKELHQVHMEAKRLITERQMLTLDIDNATKELQKFSASGDGKSLPELLAELDGLRKEHHNLRSQFEFEKNTNIKQVEQMRTMEMNLITMTKQAEKLRGDVTNAERRAQAAAQAAAHAAGAQVTASQPGTAQATAVSAAATDPYAGAYASYPSAYQQGAQAGAYQQGAQAGAYQQGTQAGAYQQGTQVGAYQQGTQAGAYTYAYDAATAYAYAGYSGYAVAGYAQSSVPNYSYAVPPQPSSGAATDAASLYGAAGSAGYPTGQVLPSSATANAAQPPPPRPTAPYPSTYDETRGAQR; the protein is encoded by the exons ATGGCTCGCCGTGGACACCTGGATGGACTGACTGCCCAAGCTCCAGCTCTGATGCGCCATGGTTCCTTCGCTGCAGGCAGCCTCTCTAGCCACTCACCTTTGCAGTCTTCATCCACACTGGAGATGCTGGAGAGCAAGCTTGCCATGCAAACTGCAGAAGTGGAAAAGCTTATCATGGAGAATCAGCGGTTAGCATCAAGCCATGTGGTCTTGAGGCAGGACATTGTTGATACGGAGAAAGAGATGCAAATGATCCGCACCCACCTAGGTGAAGTTCAGACAGAGACTGATTTGCAGATTAGAGATTTATTGGAGCGAATCAGATTAATGGAGGCAGACATACATAGTGGTGATGCAGTGAAGAAGGAGCTTCACCAAGTGCATATGGAGGCAAAGAGACTTATTACTGAAAGGCAGATGCTAACCCTTGACATAGATAATGCGACTAAAGAATTACAGAAATTCTCTGCCTCTGGTGACGGTAAAAGCCTTCCTGAATTGCTTGCTGAGCTAGATGGGCTACGGAAAGAGCATCATAATTTACG ATCTCAATTTGAATTTGAGAAAAATACAAACATCAAGCAAGTTGAGCAGATGCGGACAATGGAAATGAACCTGATAACCATGACTAAACAAGCTGAGAAGTTGCGTGGTGATGTGACAAATGCTGAAAGGCGGGCACAGG CTGCGGCTCAAGCAGCGGCACATGCAGCTGGTGCACAGGTGACAGCTTCGCAGCCTGGGACAGCTCAAGCTACAGCGGTTTCAGCAGCAGCTACAGACCCATATGCAGGTGCATATGCCAGTTACCCCTCGGCGTATCAGCAGGGAGCCCAGGCTGGGGCATATCAGCAGGGAGCCCAGGCTGGGGCATATCAGCAGGGAACCCAGGCTGGGGCATATCAGCAGGGAACCCAGGTTGGGGCATATCAGCAGGGAACCCAGGCTGGAGCATACACCTATGCTTATGATGCTGCCACGGCTTACGCATATGCAGGTTACTCTGGCTATGCAGTTGCTGGCTATGCGCAAAGTTCAGTGCCCAATTATTCCTATGCCGTACCTCCGCAGCCAAGCAGCGGTGCAGCTACAGACGCCGCAAGCCTGTATGGCGCAGCTGGTAGTGCTGGATATCCTACTGGGCAAGTTCTGCCAAGCAGTGCCACTGCAAATGCAGCGCAACCACCTCCACCACGGCCGACAGCACCATATCCTAGCACATATGACGAAACCAGAGGAGCCCAG
- the LOC136496618 gene encoding protein FLX-like 4 isoform X1 produces the protein MARRGHLDGLTAQAPALMRHGSFAAGSLSSHSPLQSSSTLEMLESKLAMQTAEVEKLIMENQRLASSHVVLRQDIVDTEKEMQMIRTHLGEVQTETDLQIRDLLERIRLMEADIHSGDAVKKELHQVHMEAKRLITERQMLTLDIDNATKELQKFSASGDGKSLPELLAELDGLRKEHHNLRSQFEFEKNTNIKQVEQMRTMEMNLITMTKQAEKLRGDVTNAERRAQAAAAQAAAHAAGAQVTASQPGTAQATAVSAAATDPYAGAYASYPSAYQQGAQAGAYQQGAQAGAYQQGTQAGAYQQGTQVGAYQQGTQAGAYTYAYDAATAYAYAGYSGYAVAGYAQSSVPNYSYAVPPQPSSGAATDAASLYGAAGSAGYPTGQVLPSSATANAAQPPPPRPTAPYPSTYDETRGAQR, from the exons ATGGCTCGCCGTGGACACCTGGATGGACTGACTGCCCAAGCTCCAGCTCTGATGCGCCATGGTTCCTTCGCTGCAGGCAGCCTCTCTAGCCACTCACCTTTGCAGTCTTCATCCACACTGGAGATGCTGGAGAGCAAGCTTGCCATGCAAACTGCAGAAGTGGAAAAGCTTATCATGGAGAATCAGCGGTTAGCATCAAGCCATGTGGTCTTGAGGCAGGACATTGTTGATACGGAGAAAGAGATGCAAATGATCCGCACCCACCTAGGTGAAGTTCAGACAGAGACTGATTTGCAGATTAGAGATTTATTGGAGCGAATCAGATTAATGGAGGCAGACATACATAGTGGTGATGCAGTGAAGAAGGAGCTTCACCAAGTGCATATGGAGGCAAAGAGACTTATTACTGAAAGGCAGATGCTAACCCTTGACATAGATAATGCGACTAAAGAATTACAGAAATTCTCTGCCTCTGGTGACGGTAAAAGCCTTCCTGAATTGCTTGCTGAGCTAGATGGGCTACGGAAAGAGCATCATAATTTACG ATCTCAATTTGAATTTGAGAAAAATACAAACATCAAGCAAGTTGAGCAGATGCGGACAATGGAAATGAACCTGATAACCATGACTAAACAAGCTGAGAAGTTGCGTGGTGATGTGACAAATGCTGAAAGGCGGGCACAGG CAGCTGCGGCTCAAGCAGCGGCACATGCAGCTGGTGCACAGGTGACAGCTTCGCAGCCTGGGACAGCTCAAGCTACAGCGGTTTCAGCAGCAGCTACAGACCCATATGCAGGTGCATATGCCAGTTACCCCTCGGCGTATCAGCAGGGAGCCCAGGCTGGGGCATATCAGCAGGGAGCCCAGGCTGGGGCATATCAGCAGGGAACCCAGGCTGGGGCATATCAGCAGGGAACCCAGGTTGGGGCATATCAGCAGGGAACCCAGGCTGGAGCATACACCTATGCTTATGATGCTGCCACGGCTTACGCATATGCAGGTTACTCTGGCTATGCAGTTGCTGGCTATGCGCAAAGTTCAGTGCCCAATTATTCCTATGCCGTACCTCCGCAGCCAAGCAGCGGTGCAGCTACAGACGCCGCAAGCCTGTATGGCGCAGCTGGTAGTGCTGGATATCCTACTGGGCAAGTTCTGCCAAGCAGTGCCACTGCAAATGCAGCGCAACCACCTCCACCACGGCCGACAGCACCATATCCTAGCACATATGACGAAACCAGAGGAGCCCAG